GAACTCGGCCAGGGAGAGATCGGCGACCTTGAAGTCCTGTCGGTTGTCGACAGTCGTCATGGAGAGGTGCTCCTCGGGGTTGGGGCCTGGTGGATACGGCTGGTCTGCGCGGCGGCGGACACAGGGGTGCCCGAAGGAGGGCACAGGAATGCCCGCGTACGCGCAGCGCAGTCCGTCGGAGGCCCTCTCTCCCTCGGTCGGTCCGCGTCGGGACCGCCCGACCGCCATCAGCAGCGACGTCTGGCTCCCACCCAAGCTACACCGGTGGACCCGGCCGCCCCCAGCCCACCTCGGGACGGATCCGGCCGAACTCCGGCGGGTGTCCGGTGTCGGACCGGGTTTACGGGGGAGCTGCGACAGGGTGCCCGCGGGCGGTGGGCGGAGAGGAGCGGACGACGGCGACCAGGGACTTCCGTGTCTTTGAGCCGGCCGTCGGATGTTGCAGGATGCACGGAGATCAGGAACCTCTGATCGATCCTGCGGGACGTCCGGGACGGCGTTCCGCACGACGAAGGTGTTAGGAGAACGACGTGACGACTACGGCCGGCCCTCCCCCCACGGGCGGCGGCGATGGCGAGCGGCAGCGGTTGAGGCTGCTCGCGGTGACCGCGTGCCCGACCGGCATCGCCCACACGTACATGGCGGCGGAGAAACTCGCCCAGGCCGCCGAGAGCCGCGGCATCGGCATGAAGGTGGAGACGCAGGGTTCCATCGGGGCTGAAAACGTCCTAGATGACAACGATGTCAGCACGGCCGACGGTGTGATCGTCGCCGCGGACAAGGACGTGGACCTGAGCCGTTTCGTCGGCAAGCGGGTCCTCGTGGTCGGGGTCGCCGAGGGCATCCGGCATCCCGAGCGGCTGATCGAGCAGGTGCGGTCGGCGCCCGTGCACACGGGGGACGGTACGGCCGCGGCGACGGCGGCGCCGGGCGGCAGGGAGCGGAGCGTCGCGTACAAGGCGCTGATGAACGGGGTCAGTTACATGATCCCGTTCGTCGTGGTCGGCGGGCTGCTGATCGCGATCTCGCTGTCGCTCGGCGGCCATCCGGACCCCTCGGGCGGTCTGGTCATCCCGAAGGACTCCTTCTGGATGGACGTGAACAACATCGGCGTGATCGGTTTCACGCTGATGGTGCCGATCCTGTCCGGATACATCGCCTACGCGATCGGCGACCGGCCCGCGCTCGTGCCGGGCATGATCGGCGGCTGGATCGCCAACACCGGTTCGCTGTACGACTCGAAGGCCGGCGCCGGGTTCATCGGGGCGATCGTGACCGGGTTCCTCGCCGGGTATCTGGTGCTGTGGATCAAGAAGGTCCAGGTCCCGAAGTTCGTGCAGCCGATCATGCCGATCATCGTGATCCCGATCGTGGCGACGACGGCGCTCGGGCTGTTCTTCATCTACGTCATCGGGAAGCCGATCTCCTGGATGTTCGAGCACCTCACCAGCTGGCTCGGCGGGATGACCGGCACCAGCGCGATCCTGCTCGGCACGATCCTGGGGCTGATGATCGCGTTCGACATGGGCGGACCGGTCAACAAGACGGCGTTCCTGTTCGGCGCGGGGCTCATCGCGACCGGCAACCAGGCCGTCATGGGCATGTGCGCCGCCGCGATCCCGGTGATGCCGCTCGGCCAGGGCCTGGCCACGCTGATACGGCAGCGCCTCTACACCGAGCAGGAACGGGAGACCGGTCTGGCCTCGCTGTTCATGGGCTGCTTCGGCATCTCCGAGGGCGCGATCCCGTTCGCGGCGGCGCGGCCGGCGCAGGTCATCCCGGCCAACATGCTGGGCGGCGCGGTGGCCGGTGCGGTCGCCGGGCTCGCCGGGGTGAAGGACGCGGTGCCGCACGGCGGCCCGATCGTGGCGGTACTGGGCGCGGTGAGCGGCGTACCGATGTTCTTCGTCGCGGTGGCGATCGGTACGGCGGTCACCGCGGTGACGACGGTCGCCCTGGTCGACGTGAGCGAGCGGAAGCGGCGCGGGGCGCTTGCCGGGCACCGGGTCGGCACGGGCGAACCCGAGCCTGCGTTGGTCGGGGCGGGGTTCGGAGCGCCGGGCACCGGGGGCCTCGTAGCGGAGAGGGCTTCGCATGGGGGCGCGGCTGCGGGCGGTGTGGTCTGGTCAGCCGGGTCAAGTGCGGGGCCTGCGGCTGCCGTTGGGGCCATGGTCGGCGATGACTCGGCCGACTCGGGTCTGGTCGACTTCGGTTTGGCCGACTCAGGCTTGGCCAACGCCGACTTGAGCAAGGCCTACCTGGCCGGCGCCGACTCGGCCGATGTCGGCTCGGTCAACTCTGGCTCGGCCGCCGCCGAAAGCGCCCCTGATTCCGATTCCGATTCCCGCTCCCCCGCCACGACCCCCGACCCGGAGATCCGCCCCGGAATTCTCCCCGAGGCTCTCCCTGAAGTTCCCCCCGAAGTCCTCTCCGGCTACCTCACCGAGCGGACCGTGAAGGTGCGGCTCGACGCGTTCGACAAGGAGGCCGCGATCCGGGAGATGGCCGGGCTGCTGGCGCGGACCGGGAAGGTCGTCGACGCCGAGGAGTTGGTGGCGACCGCGTTGCGGCGGGAGGCGCGGGGGACGACCGGGCTCGGGGAGGAGATCGCGATTCCGCATGCCAAGACGGATGCGGTGAGTGCGCCGGTGGTCGGGTTCGCGCGGTCGGCGGAGGGGGTCGAGTGGGGCTCCCTGGACGGTACGAAGGCCCGGCTGGTGTTCATGATCGCCGTGCCGGAGGCGGCCGCCGGTGATGAGCATCTGCGGATTCTGGCGCTGCTGTCACGGAAGTTGATGGACGCCGGGTTCCGGGAGCGGCTGTCGGCGGCCGAGGACGAGGCGGCGGTGCTCAGTGTGCTGAGCGAGGTCGGTTAGCCGACCGGTGCGGGCCCGCGGCCGTCACAGGTCGCGGGCCCGCACAGACTGTTCACAGAGACCCGTTACTCTCGCGCCCGCGGAAGTGCCGCACGGGGAGGGAAACGATGTCGGGCAAGGGGCGGGGACTTGGGGTCGCGGCTGTCGTGGTGGGGCTGCTGGGGGTGGTGCTGGCGGTCGGCGCGCTCGCGTACGGGCGGAATTCGTACGGGGCTTCCACCATCAGCAGCGAGAGCATGGCGCCGACGTACGAGCCGGGCGACCGGATCATCTACGAGAAGGTCGACGGCGGCGAGGTGCACCGCGGTGACGTCGTGCTGTTCTCGGCGCCGGACCGCTACGGGTTCAGCGCGAGCGTGATGCAGCGGGTCGTCGGGGTGGGCGGCGACCGCGTGGTGTGCTGCACGGGTTCGGGCACGGCCGCGCGGATCACCGTGAACGGCAAACCGCTGGCGGAGCCCTACGTCAAGCAGGGTGACGTCGACGGCCTGCACAAGACGTACGACGTGACGGTCCCGAAGGGCCGGCTGTTCCTGCTCGGTGACAACCGGGCGAACTCGAGGGACTCACGTCTCTTCGCGAGCGACCACGACGGCACGGTGGCCGACTCCGCAGTCCGGGGCCGGGTGACCGACGACCGTACGGTCGCCTCCGGCATCGGGGGTGCCGTCATCGGCGGGGTCGTGCTCGCCCTGGTCGGGATCGGCCTGGGGATCGCCGCGTTCGTCGTACGGCGTCGGCAGCGGGCGGTGCCGGTGGCGCCGTGGCCCGTCCAGCAGGGCTAGTTGGAGCCGCGGGGCCTGTCGGACGTCTCGGCGGGCCCCGCTGTCGTAGCGGCGGAGGGGGTCAGTGTTCGGCGGGGTGCTGGGCCGGGCCTCCCGGAGTCGCCTCGCGGTCCGCGCCCTTCGTTGCTTCGGACTCGCTGTAGATGTCGGGTTCGAGGTAGATCACGCGGGCGATCGGGACGGCTTCGCGGATGCGGGACTCGGCGGCGTTGATCGCGGTGGCGACCTCGGTGGCCGTGTCGTCGTGCTGGACGGCGATCTTGGCGGCGACGAGCAGTTCCTCGGGGCCGAGGTGGAGCGTGCGCATGTGGATGATGCCGGTGACCGTGTGGCCGTCGACGATCGCGGCCTCGATCTTCTTGACGTCCTCGATGCCGGCGGACTCACCGAGCAGCAGGGACTTGGTCTCGGCGGCCAGGACCAGGGCGATCAGGATGAGCAGGATGCCGATGCAGAGGGTGCCGATGCCGTCCCAGACGCCGTCGCCGGTGAGCAGGGCCATGCCGACGCCGCCGAGGGCGAGGACCAGGCCGATGAGCGCGCCGAAGTCCTCCAGGAGGACGACCGGCAGCTCGGGGGCCTTGGCGCGGCGGATGAACTGCGACCAGGAGTGCGTGCCGCGCAGTTCGTTCGACTCCTTGATGGCCGTGCGGAACGAGAAGCCCTCGGCGATGATCGCGAACACGAGGACGCCCACCGGCCAGTACCAGTGCTCCAGTTCGTGCGGGTGCCTGATCTTTTCGTAGCCCTCGTAGACGGCGAACATGCCGCCGACGGAGAAGAGGACGATGGAGACGAGGAAGGCGTAGATGTACCGCTCGCGGCCGTAGCCGAAGGGGTGCTGCGGGGTGGCCTCGCGCTGGGCCTTCTTGCCGCCGATCAGGAGCAGGGCCTGGTTGCCGGAGTCCGCGAGGGAGTGGACGCCCTCGGCGAGCATCGAGGACGAGCCGCTGAAGGCGAACGCGACGAACTTCGATGCCGCGATCGCGAGGTTGGCGCCGAGTGCCGCCACGATCGCCTTGGTGCCGCCTGACGCGCTCATGTGTTCGCGGTGTCCCTTCGCCTTCGTACGTCTACGCCGGACGTCTGCCCGCTGATGGGCCGTCCGACCGTCTTTGCCCGTCCTTTGCCGGTGGGCCATTCTTGCAGCCCTGCCCGACGACGGCGCGTCAGGTATCCACAGGCCCGGTCATACGATCACAGTGGCCCGGAAGACCGTGCCCACGCCGGACACCTCGGCCGTGTCTCCCGCCGGGACGAACACCGACTGACCGGGCGCCAGTTCGAACGCGCCCGCCTTCACCGCGCCGGCCGTGCAGAGCAGGATCTGCGGGGTGTCGAGGGTGAGGTCGTGGGCGCCGGTGCCCTCCGGGAGGACGTACCGGGACAGCCGGAACTCGTCGATGGGGGTCTCGTAGACCTCCTCGCCGTCCGGGGACGCCTCGGGGCGCAGCACTCCGGGGTCGCTCGCCTCGAAGCGGACGACGCGCAGGAGTTCGGGGACGTCGACGTGCTTGGGGGTCAGGCCGCAGCGCAGGACGTTGTCGGAGTTGGCCATGATCTCGACGCCGAGGCCGTTGAGGTAGGCGTGCGGGATGCCGGCGCCGAGGAACAGGGCCTCGCCGGGCTGGAGTCGGACGTAGTTCAGGAGCATGGCCGCGATGACGCCGGGGTCGCCCGGGTAGTGGTGGGCGATGTCGGCGTAGGGCTCGTACTCGCCGCCCAGGCGTGTGCAGGCGGTCGCCGCCGCGGTGACCGTGTGGCGCATCTCCTCGGGGTCGGCGGTGAGGACCGCCGTGAGGACCTCGCGCAGGGCGGCTTCCTCGGGGTGCGCGTGCAGGAGGTCGACGTACGGCTCCAGGGAGTCGACGCCGAGGCCGGCCAGCAGGTCGGCGGCGTGCAGCGGGTCGCGGAAACCGCACAGGCCGTCGAACTCCGTGAGCGCGCAGATCAGTTCGGGCTTGTGGTTGGCGTCCTTGTAGTTGCGGTGCGGGGCGTCCACGGGGATGCCCCGGCGCTCCTCGTCGGCGTAACCCTCCTTCGCCTGAGCCAAGTTGGGGTGCACCTGGAGGGAGAGCGGGGCGCCGGCGGCGAGGATCTTCAGCAGGAAGGGCAGCCGCGGGCCGAACTTCGCGACCGCCTTCTCCCCCAACTCCCGCTCCGGAGACGCCTCGATGACCTCGACCAGCGTCCCGCGCGCGGTGCGCGAGGGTGCGCCCGGGTGCGCGCCCATCCACATCTCCGCCTGCGGCTCGCCGCTGGGCTCGACACCGAGCAACTTCGGGATGGCGGTCGTCGAACCCCAGGCGTAGGGGCGGATGGTGTTGTCGAGGCGGTCCATGTGGCTCTCTACCGGTTCTCTCTGCGTACGACCCGAGGACGACCTGGGTACGACGTGGCTTTGCGCTCCGTACGGCGGTGTACGGCGGCTCAGGGCTTCGACGACAAGATCAGGCGCCCGAGGCGAGCGCCAGGTAAACGGCGGCGAAATCCGTCATGGCGATCAGCTCGGCGAGGGTCTCCAGCTCGCCGCCCTCCTCCGGCTCCAGCTCGCTGATCGGCGTGTCGTGGCTGAGGGCCAGGTCACGGGCGGTGGGCGCGGCGGTGAGGCCGCCGATGGGACGGTCCCGGAGCAGCACCACGCGTGCGTGCAGCGCGGGTGCCTCGTCGACGCGGTCCCTGAAGAAGTCGTCGGGGTCGGCGCTCGCGGCGAGCGGGCCGGCCAGCAGGGCGTTGTGCTCGGCGAGCGCCTCGGGGAGTTCGGAGACGAGCGCGGGGCGGCCGGCCAACTCCGCGAGCGCGGCGGCGAACCGGCGGCCCGCCGGACCTGCCGACGTGCCCTCCGTCCAGATCACCGGGAGCGAGTCGGCGAGTTCGGAAGCCAGGGTCTTCGCGGGATTGCTGTACGTCGCGACGGCGGGCCCGCAGCGCTCGGCGACCTGGTCGAGCCGGTCGGCGACCTTCTCCAGGGCCTCCGGAGGCGCGCTGAGCAGGCCTGTGCGGTCCAGGATCGCGAGCAGCGGGGTGAGCAGCGCCCAGAGCACTCCGGGGGCGGAGGCGGCCAGCGGCTCGTCGTGCTCGTACGGCGCGGTCGCCATCGGTACGAAGAGGCCGTGCGCGCCGTCCACCGCCTCGGTGAGGGGGCTGCGGGCCGGTGCTACGGCGACGACGGTGCAGCCGCGGCGGTAGGCCTGCTCGGCGAGGAGGGACAGTCCGGGTTCGGTGCCGTCCGGGGTGGTAATCAGCAGGAGGTCCACGGAGCCCGCCCAGCCCGGGAGTTCCCAGCGCAGGGCGCCGGCCGCGGGGGCTACGCCGGTGGGCGCGAGGCGGGTGACGGGGCTGCTGGCGCCGGCGAGGGTGCCGAGCAGGTCGGCGACGCAGGTGGCGGCGGCGCCCGGGCCCGCGATCAGGATGGCGCGGGGGCGGCCGTCCGGTTTCAGGTCGTGGACGCCGGCCTCGGCGGCGTGCCGGGCGGCTGTGCGCACCCGGGCTCCGGCTTCGGCGGCACCGCGGAGCAGGGCTCGGCGGTCGGCCTCGGCCAGTGCCTCAGGGGTGTCGAGCAGCGATTCGTCGAGCATGGGCGGCGGCCTCCGATCGCGTCGTCGTCGGTTACGCGGGGTGGCGGGCCTCGTCGACGAGCAGTACGGGGATGCCGTCCCGGACGGGGTAGGCCAGGCCGCAGTCCTCGCCGGTGCAGATCAGCTCGGTGTCCTGCTCCTTGAGGGGGGCATGGCAGGCCGGGCAGGCCAGGATCTCCAGGAGGCCGGCTTCGAGCGGCATGAGGTGTCCCTCCGAGGGGGTGTCTGCGACTTGTCTGCGACGCTTGGGCGGATGTGCCTGGTCAGGGTACCGCCGGTTGAAGAGGCTTGCCGGGGTTGGGGCCGACGTCCCTGGGGGCTGCGCCCCCAGACCCCCCTTCGGCCTGAACGGCCTCGTCCTCAAACGCCGGACGGGCTGAGAGTGACGGCCTACGTTGGAGAGGTGCGGCCCCCTCCGGGGTGGGTGGGGGTTGGGGACGGTGAACTCCGCCTCCCGCGCAAGGCGAGCCGAAAATGCCGACCGGCGCCGCAGAAGCGCACCCCCCTGAGTGGGAGCGGGACGATGCGCTCTGCCTCGGACGCCGAGCCAGCTGAGAGTGCCGACCGGCGCCAGAGATGTGCGCCCCTGGTGGGCGGGAAAGTGAACCGGGCCTCAGACGCCGGGCGCGCTGGATCTACCGACCGGCATCGAAGAAACCGTCAGCCCAACCCCCGTCACCCCCTGATGATCCCCAGCACCTCATCCCGCACCTTCCCCATCGTCGCCTCGTCCCGTGCCTCCGCGTTGAGCCGCAGGAGCGGTTCCGTGTTGGAGGGGCGGACGTTGAACCACCAGTCGGCGGAGGAGACGGTGAGGCCGTCGAGTTCGTCGAGGGTGAGGTCGGACTGGTTCTCGTAGGCGGCGCGGATCGCCGCGAGGCGGGCCTGTTGGTCGTCGACCGTGGAGTTGATCTCGCCGGAGCCCACGTAGCGGTCGTACTGGGCCACGAGGGCGGAGAGGGGGCCGTCCTGGCCACCCAGGGCCGCGAGGACGTGGAGGGCGGCCAGCATGCCCGTGTCGGCGTTCCAGAAGTCCTTGAAGTAGTAGTGCGCGGAGTGCTCACCGCCGAAGATCGCGCCGGCCTTCGCCATCTCGGCCTTGATGAAGGAGTGGCCCACGCGTGTGCGTACCGGTGTGCCGCCGTTCTCCTTGACGACCTCGGGGACCGACCAGGAGGTGATCAGGTTGTGGATGATCACGCCCTTGCCGCCGTTCCTCGCCAGCTCGCGGGAGGCCACCAGGGCGGTGATCGCGGACGGGGAGACCGGGTCGCCGTTCTCGTCGACCACGAAGCAGCGGTCGGCGTCTCCGTCGAAGGCGATGCCGAGGTCGGCGCCTTCCTCGCGGACGCGTGCCTGGAGGTCGACGATGTTGGCCGGGTCGAGCGGGTTGGCCTCGTGGTTCGGGAACGTGCCGTCCAGCTCGAAGTACATCGGGACCAGGGTGAGCGGCAGGCCGGCGAACACCGTCGGGACCGTGTGGCCGCCCATGCCGTTGCCCGCGTCGACGACGACCTTCAGGGGGCGGATGGAGGTCAGGTCGACGAGGCCGCGGAGGTGCGCCGCGTAGTCCTCCAACGTGTCCCGCCGCGTGATCGTTCCCGTCGGTCCGGAGACCTCCGGCGCGCCCGAGTCCAGCCAGGACTCGACGAGTTGGCGGATCTCCGCGAGGCCGGTGTCCTGGCCCACGGGGGCCGCGCCCGCCCGGCACATCTTGATGCCGTTGTACTTCGCCGGGTTGTGCGAGGCCGTGAACATGGCGCCGGGGAGGTCGAACGCGCCCGACGCGTAGTACAGCTGGTCCGTGGAGCACAGGCCGATCTCGGTCACGTCGACACCGCGCGCCGCCGCCCCGCGCGCGAAGGCGGCAGAGAGGCCCGGGGACGAGGGCCGCATGTCGTGCCCGGTCACGATCGCGCTCGCGCCGGTCACTTGGACGAAGGCCGCTCCGAACAGCTCGGCCAACGACTCGTCCCACTGGTCCGGGACGACGCCCCGTACGTCGTACGCCTTCACGAGCTGTGACAGATCAGCAGACACGGCCAACCCTCCAGAAAGTTCCATCGGTCGCCTCAAACTACCCGCCAGGGCCGCCGTGCGACGTGCGGCAACCGAGCCGTCCACACACCGTTACCTCAGCTCAGGGCGGCATCTACCCCGGCGGCACAGGGTGGTTGGGTGAGGGGCTGTGTGAATCGTTGAACAACTCGCCCGCAGGCCAGGCGGATCGTTGAACGACTGGATCACCGAGCGAGTTGATCGTTGAACGACGGGCTCACTGAACAACCGGATCGTTGAACGACCGGCCGACTGATCAACAGAATCGTTGAACGACCGGCCGCCCGAACAACAGGATCGTTGAACGAACTCCGGCCACGAACTCCGCGACAGACGCCGTCAGTTGTCCGGCGAGCGCAGCACCCGAAGGTGACCCCGGCGTGCGACCTCCATCGGGTCCGCCGTGCGGGCCCCGCCTCCGCCGCCGGCGCCTGCCGCGCGCTCCTGGGGGCGGGCCGCCTCGCGCACGGCGTTGGCGAGCGCTTCGAGGTCGTCGCCGCTCGGGCGGGCCGGGGCGGAGCTGTCGAGGAGGCGGACGACTTCCCAGCCGCGGGGCGCGGTGAGGCGCTCGGAGTGCTCGGCGCACAGGTCGTAGCAGTGGGGTTCGGCGTAGGTGGCGAGCGGGCCGAGGACCGCGGTCGAGTCGGCGTAGACGTACGTCAGCGTCGCGACGGCGGGGCGGCCGCAAGCGGTGCGCGAACAGCGACGTACAGGGCTCACGACGTTGGACGGTACCGCACTCTTGAGCGGGCCGCGACGACTCTCCCCCAGGTCACCCCACCGTGTCGGGCTGTGAGACGCCCCACACACCCCACCCGCAACACGCCGCTGACCTGCACGGACACCCCTTTCCGGGATCTCGAACGAGGTCGGACCCGGTCACCACTCGGCACAAACACCGTCAATTGCCTTGAGAGGGACGGTCTTCGAGACATACGGAATCGAGCCCAACCTTGGCCGGAATGGTCATCCGGCGACATGCCGTGCCGAGCGCCCGGCGGCGGGTGGAGTCGGGCGGGCGGACCCGGCGGGGACTACGCTTCACCAGTGATGGACACCCCCGTACCGCCCTCCGCCGCCGGCCCCGGGCCCCGCCGCCGCGATCGCCACGGCCGGGGCATGCGCGGCCCGATCGCGCCGCCCCAGGTCCCGCTGGCCGCGAGCCGCGCCGACGCGTTCGCGGACCTGGTGCAGGACTCCGTGGAGCGCCTGGAGCGACGCTGGCCGCAGTTGTCCGACATCGATTTCCTCGTCCTGGAAGTCCCTCGACTGGGTGGTGCGGGCGAGGGCTGGAACGACGAGTCGGTGCCCCTGGGGGGCACGATCGCCGCCCGCGAGGGACAGCCCGCGCGCGTGGTGATCTACCGGCGCCCGGTCGAGATCCGCACGAAGGGGCGCGACGAACGGGCCGCCCTCGTCCACGAGATCGTCGTGGAGCAGGTCGCCGAACTGCTGGGGCTCACCCCGGAGACGGTCGATCCGCGCTACGGGGAGGACTGACACCCTCCCCGCGCGCGTGCCGCGGACCGCTACTTCTGGAGCACCGACAGATCCTCGTCCGTCTGCGGCACCGACACCGTCCCCCGGTCGTCGGGCAGCGTCTGGATCGTGAAGCCCGGTACGCCCTCCTCGGTCGCCGACAGCGTCCGGGCCGCGTACACCGGTCCGCCCGACTGCGGTTCGAGCGTCAGCGCGTACGTGCCCTTCAGGCCTGCGGGGACCGGGAGTTCGACGTCCTCGGTGGTGCCGGCCTTGATCGTGTACGTCTTCGAGACGGGCGTACCGCCGCCGCTGCCCGCGGACGCGGTGACCTTGACCGTCGCGGTGCGGGTGGGGGCGACCAGGGACAGCGTGGAGCCCTTGGCGCTGTTGTCGGCGGACGTCGCGCGCGTGCCGACCTGGCCGGTCGCCGGGATGAACGCCGTCTCCTGCTTGCTGCCCTTGCCCCGTACGACCTTCAGGGCGGCGACGATCGGCACGGACTGGTCGGTCGGGGTCAGGACCAGGGAGCCCGGGTCGCCGCGCGTGACGTCGCCCAGGTCGACGGCGGTCGTCATGCCCGCCTTCACGTGCACGGTCTCGTGCCCGGCGGGCGTGATCATCCCTGTGGGTGACGACAGCCGCACCTTCAGGTCGGCGTCCGAGTCGCCCGGTGTGAAGGCGATCAGCCGCACGGAGGTGGCGTCCTTCGGGATGCCCGGCATGACCAGGCTGCCCGCCGGGTCCGTTGACGCGGCCAGCCAGTCGCCGCCGAGCTTGGAGTCGAGGGCCTGCACGGACGCGCCGACCCGGCCGCTGCGCACGGTCACGTGCACGGTCAGGTCGGTCTCCTGGTCGTCGGTGAGCGTGGAGAGCAGGATCGGCTCGCTGGCGTGCGGCTCGACCGTGATGCCCTCCCCCACCGTCGACTTGAGGTCGCCGTCCTTGCCGTAGAGCTCGATGTCGACGACGGCGGCGGAGTCGTCCGGGTTGGTGAGGTGCACGTAGTCGGTGCGGCCGGTGGCGGTGCTGGCGCCCGGGAACCAGAACTCGGTGTCCGGGGCGGTGCAGTTGACGCCCTGGAGGCCGCGTCCGTTGCCCGCGGCGACCTCGGTGGTCTCCTGGACGGTCCAGCCGGGCGCGTACTTGCCCTCGGCGGTGCCGAGCAGCGCGGGCGCGTCGGCGCCGGAGTTGTCGCCGGTGGCCGGGGTGCCGGGGGCCTTCGGCTCCAGGACGGGCTTGGCGGGCTTCTTCTTGCTGCTCGTGCCGTCGCCCGACTCCTCGGTGGCCGACTGGAGTTCGGCCTTGCCGTCGCTGTCCGTGCCCTCGGTGACGGGCGTGAAGGACGTGTACGACGTGTCGGCGAGGTCCGAGGTGCTCGGCGCCGGGCAGAGCAGGCTGGTGCGCTCCACGGGCAGCTGGGCGGCCGCCTTGGCGGTGCCGGTGCCGGACGCGGCCGGTGCCTTCATCTCGGCGAACCCGGTGACGGCGGCGAGCGCGACCACGCCGGCGAGGAAGGACAGGGTGGGGCGGTTCACTGCTGGCTCCCGTCGGGGCGCTCGTCGCCGTGCGGTTGTCGCTGCTGGGCCGGGTCGTAGTTCGGGTCGTAGGCGGGGTCGTAGTTCGGGTCGTAGCCCTGGTTCTGGTTCTGGTCGTAGCCCTGGTCGTACGTCGGGTCGTAGGCCGGTGCCTGGGGCTGGCCGCCGTACGCGTACGGGTCGTACTGGCCGCCCTGGTAGGGGTCCGCCTGGTACGGCTGCTCGTAAGTGCCCGCCGGGTACTGCTCGT
The nucleotide sequence above comes from Streptomyces sp. N50. Encoded proteins:
- a CDS encoding DUF5719 family protein; the encoded protein is MNRPTLSFLAGVVALAAVTGFAEMKAPAASGTGTAKAAAQLPVERTSLLCPAPSTSDLADTSYTSFTPVTEGTDSDGKAELQSATEESGDGTSSKKKPAKPVLEPKAPGTPATGDNSGADAPALLGTAEGKYAPGWTVQETTEVAAGNGRGLQGVNCTAPDTEFWFPGASTATGRTDYVHLTNPDDSAAVVDIELYGKDGDLKSTVGEGITVEPHASEPILLSTLTDDQETDLTVHVTVRSGRVGASVQALDSKLGGDWLAASTDPAGSLVMPGIPKDATSVRLIAFTPGDSDADLKVRLSSPTGMITPAGHETVHVKAGMTTAVDLGDVTRGDPGSLVLTPTDQSVPIVAALKVVRGKGSKQETAFIPATGQVGTRATSADNSAKGSTLSLVAPTRTATVKVTASAGSGGGTPVSKTYTIKAGTTEDVELPVPAGLKGTYALTLEPQSGGPVYAARTLSATEEGVPGFTIQTLPDDRGTVSVPQTDEDLSVLQK